A window from Schistosoma haematobium chromosome 3, whole genome shotgun sequence encodes these proteins:
- a CDS encoding hypothetical protein (EggNog:ENOG410VENC~COG:A), translating to MTEQTLKVLNLKTMSPSSFQLMPFLARQHRGLVLLRRSRLLRARRERHTCTIPRSSQGTTARIQHVTSLNDFQGIDLLKLAQLQKEDTVPQHELSSTILKLRIKQMRTSKETLLCHTSTGWDRPIVPKHYRRNVFNTLNKLSHPGVRATIELIAERFCWPCMNKDVREWARSCGNCQKSNVIRHNKCPLDSFRTPDARFDHVHLDLVGRLPDSNGYSYLLTCVDRFTRWPEAVHIKDIIVETVVRAFVERWAANFGCLSTITTDRGRQFESELFHCLTTLLGITRFQTTTYHAQANGLVERFHRQLKASLSAANNSQWTDAVRLVLLSIRNAVKADIEYTSAQLVYGTTLRLPGEFVGPSSSSMYMHLTTYTNRLTNAMRSVKHVSTRPQSIDVFFQPDLRYCTHVFVRRDSHRHPLEPAYEGPFKVVQREPKHYIIGKNGNNDSISIDRLRAVYLEGHPIHVEFPSVQ from the coding sequence atgactgaacagacactcAAGGTACTTAATCTAAAGACTATGTCCCCATCTTCGTTCCAATTAATGCCCtttctggccagacaacatcgaggcctggttctgctacgcagaagccgacttctacGGGCACGacgtgaacgacacacgtgcacaattcctcgcagtagtcaaggcactaccgcgcgaattcaacacgTGACTTCCTTGAACgatttccaaggaatcgacctccttaaactcgcccagcttcaaaaagaagacactgttCCTCAGCACGAGCTATCGTCAACAATCCTTAAACTGcgcatcaaacagatgagaACAAGTAAGGAGACTTTACTTTGTCACACATCTACAGGttgggatcgcccaatcgttccgaaacattatcgacgcaacgtcttcaatacgttaaacaaactttctcatccaggtgttcgtgcaaccatcgagcttatagcagaacggttttgctggccttgtatgaataaagacgtgagggagtgggcacgctcctgtggaaactgccaaaaatctaatgttattagacacaacaaatgtcccttagACTCTTTCAGAACTCCGgacgctcgtttcgaccatgttcatctggatttagTAGGACGTTTGCcggattcaaatggatactcttatctcttaacctgcgtagaccgtttcactcgatggccagaagcagtacataTCAAAGACATCATTGTTGAAACAGTGGtccgcgccttcgtcgaacgatgggcagcaaacttcggctgcctttcaaccatcactacagatcgcggacgccagttcgaatctgaacttttccattgtctgaccacactattaggaatcactcgcttccaaACGACCACCTACCAtgcacaagcaaacgggttagtagaacgctttcatcgacaactaaaagcttcactatcagctgcaaacaaTTCACAGTGGACTGACGCTGTTCGACTCGTCTTACTaagtattcgcaatgcagtgaaagctgacattgaaTACACTTCAGCTCAActggtttatggaacgacacttcgacttccaggagaattcgtgggtccttcatcctcttcaatgtaCATGCATCTAACcacctacacgaacaggcttacaaacgcaatgcgttcagttaaacatgtttccactcgaccacaatcaatTGATGTTTTctttcaacctgacttacgatattgtacacacgtcttcgttcgtcgagactcacatCGACACCCTCTCGAaccagcatacgaaggacccttcaaagttgtTCAACGCGAACCCAAGCACTATATAATCGGTAAGAACGGAaacaacgatagcatcagcatcgatcgcctcagaGCAGTGTATTTAGAGGGacatcctattcacgtcgagtttccttcggtacaatag